The Pagrus major chromosome 5, Pma_NU_1.0 genomic sequence TTCTCATAACTTTTACGAGTGCAACTCCAGGCAGGACAGCCTTTGTACTCATCATCAACAAGGTTAAGCCAAGCAAAGTTTTTTCCCTACCCGCACGAAAATTATGACCGATTTCCTGTCTTGATATAATTTCTTGAAGGGGACAGAGACTCCGTGCCGGTCGTAAATTAAACAATCCTCGACGTCTTCGAGGCGAATATCGACAGACGGGGTCCCGACTTCCCGATCCTCTTTCGTGACTTGTCGAGTTATTGGTGAAACTGCTTCAGCCATTTTTTTCGGAGGCTTCCTGAAGTCGCATTGCTATTTTGGGAGTTTGCGCTCGGGGTGGAGGAGCTGGTGGCTGGAAACTCACGCCCATATGCAGCGTGTGTGtatgaagcagagagagagagagagcagagagagaagaaaggcttcttttattttattaggcCTATAATAGTAATAGCCTAATAATGCTGCTCTTTATTGTTTCATTCAGTGCAGAAGGGAAACTGACATCAGTGCACATCTACAGCAATAACAGCTCGATGTAGttatgtaataataattatacaaaagaaaaaatgttttcttctgagATTTGTGCATGGATGCTGAGAAATAATCAGTCTGAGTTGCACATGGATACCTGTTACACCTGGTTTAAGTAATAAACCATTAAACATAGCTACTGCAGCTAATTAGAATTGCACAATTTTGGAGAGCAGACAAAAGACAGATAGAAAAAAACCCTAAAGGTCAAACTAAAGTGAAAGTATTACTTTTGTAAAAGTTACCCAAACAAATAGTAATTGAGTAAAAGCCTTAAAGCATCTGATGAATgaatttaagtatcaaaagtacaagtaaaagtaacttATACATATTGTATACTATGGATTGACAGGTTATCTGAttcgatattcagcatttttctgattttcctgatcagaatcagtgtttgtcttttataCGATTGTAAAATTGCCTTCAAAATgcaatgatggaatgtaactaagtagatttattcaagtactgtactgtacttgagttttttccttttctgcttctttatacttctactacaGTAGAAGTCAGATACTGTACTTTTAACTCActaaatttatttgataacttcagttactagttactttgcatcACAGacaaagtagtgcatttttaagtacaattattttattgtcaatcagacaaaaaaacccaaacactgattccaataatgagaaaaattgtgactatcagatctgataattggccaggctgataatctAGTATAGTCTATCTATAGTATACAGTAGGCCtatatgcatgcatgcaaatatatgtatactttacttttacttttgatacttaagttcaTTTTCTTGCTagaaagtacatttaatatcagatacttcaagaCTGTTACTCAACTACTATTTGTATGAGTGACTTACACTTTTCccaaaataataatgtaacacaatatctttacttttacccAATTATTACTTTGAGGTACTCTCTACAGCATTGCCCAAaagtggtggagtggaagtatagcatagcagaaaaatgaaacactcaagtacttcaaaattgcacttaagtaaatgtacttagttacatttcactaCTGCTTACACGTTAATGCATCACCAATTACCTATTATCCAAAGAGTACTTCTCTACGCTGTGTGACGAATTACGAAGCGCCCTCGGCGGCTTCCGTCCCGCTGCCCTCTCGGTGCGGAAGTGTCGTCCtcaagagcagcagcagcagcagcagcagagccagagctGCCACTGTTTGGATAAACACTACGCTAGTTCAGTAGCAGCTTTCCTTGCGTCCGTGTCTCTCCTGTCGGGACCTGTCAGCGCTCCTCTTGACCGTGCAGCATAGCAGTATTATGCGAGCACCGTCCGGTGTGTGGGAGCACCGTGTGAAGTGGTGAGAGATGTTTCATGttggctccacagctaacttAGCATCTTATGATGGAGCAAGCTAGCCTGTCAGAGAGCTGAGCTGGGTTAGCAACAGAACCGagtgtttttcttcaaattagggtgtaaatatttcattaaGTTGGAGCAGATATTAGGCACTAAGCTGTCGGGATGTCAGGTAAAACACAACCATCACGTCAGgactgctttgtgtgtgtgattgtgtgtataTGCTAAACAAATGACCACCTGTTCACTGTTTACATCTCCTCATTCGGCTATCAGACGCTGCTGTTTCCTCGCTACACTGCAGTGTGACAATAACAAAGCTGCTATTTTGTAGTCACGCGTAGCCAATTATGGTTTTAACATGTGATATATAATGcattcacaacacaaataataaGTGAAATGCTTTCCGACTGAGCTACAGCGCTCACTGCTCCTTTGTTGTGTGCTAATAGTTGTTAATGATTGTGTTATAGTAGCCTTTTTGCACACATGAAGAGCATTTCATTGTGATACCAAGTTGGGATGTGGCTGTGCAGTCTCGTAATGTGTACTACACGGGGAGAAGAGTGGAGTGACAGCCTATTTTTAGCTTAATGTACAGTGTGATCCCAGCTGTTTCACTATACATAGATCTGTGTTGATTGTCCTTGACTTGACTCTTTACTCTCACGTTTCCTCATGTCTGCCTTCATGATGCTGTTACATGACTGATGTGATGGAGCCAAATATCCACAGTCTTTGTTTTgtgcaaaaatgaaagtttagCTGTCTGAGTTAGGCAAATCAAGGTGGCACCCTTTTTGAAATTACAGCATGTTTTAGTATGAATATCCctttcaattaaattaaattaaatagaTAATTAAAATTACTCTACATGCAGCAACCAACAACTTTTGTTTTGCTCAATAATAGCAAGAGGGCGTGATGAGAAATACTCAGATTTTTATACTTATTATTTATTCCAGAGGATACTGTcggcagggttagggttaacttGACAGTTTCCATTCCTGGTTGATGCAGGTCTCTATTCACAAAGTGTAGTTTTACTACATTACAAAATAGTTACTGTCATAGTAATGtaatgtagtgtagtgtagttaGTGTAATAGtaatggttagggttaggttttgAACCGACCTAAATGTGAGCACTCAAAACTGTTAAGtactgaaaaaaaactgaatgctTTCTCAGGCCTTGTTTGAATTCTTTTCATAGATTTTTACTGACTTAACTTTTATCAAttctgtgcctttttttctgcaaagttCTTGCATGGTTGATTGTGTGAAGACAAAGTTGAGCTCTGCCATGTTTGAGATGTTTGGCTTCTTTTGTTAAATGATGAAGAACAGGTTTTAAAAGTAAGATACTGGaaaattaattgttttgatgCGTCATACACAGATGTCATGTTGACAACAATACAGCTTCCGTATAGACAATGATACCCAGTACTCccttaaaatattcctgaataATATGTTCAATAATGATTTTACTTTCTTTGTTCTAGAGTTTCCTTGAATCATCTATATGGGCCATCTTCTCTCGAAAAATGGTTACCGCCTGAAGAAGAGGACACGCAAGTTGCAccacaggaagaagaagaagaggaactgTTTCCTGCAGCTGCCTTGCATGCTCTGCTTCATCGTCCACAGCAACAGCACCGGTCTCGACGACGACAGCGACCACTTGGAAGCCGGCGTCAACGGCAGTGGGTGCCGCCACAACAGCATCACCGGAATCAGTGTCCCTGGTGTTGGCGGAGTCGGCATAGGAGCAGCTGCTGCCTCGAAGCTCGCTGAGCGATACGCAACACTCGCATCTCCTGAGGACTGCTCCAAGTTCCTGTTGTCACCGCGGGAGTTGGCTGTCTGGGAGGGCCAAGGGAGGAGccttttatcagctgttcctgcAAAACTGATCCCACCTCCTGCGCTGTTCAGAACCGCTGGGGTGTCTGTGACCGTACCCATACCTGTACCTGTGCCTGGCTGCAACAGCGACTATACTGAGATGGTAGGcagctgctgcaccaacagtaCCAAAAGGTTGTATTTTATAAAGATACAGCAGGGACCCACATCTTAAGGGATGACCTAAACATCCCTGATTTACCAATTATGCTGCTAATGGTAAATAAGATTTTCTTGAGAGTGGGAGGATCTCTTAAAATCCTATTTAAGACCAGAGAATATTTGTGAAAAATACTATGATGCTTGACACCACATGTCCGACAATGATTTTTGATAGTTCATTAAAAAGATCATTAAAAACTATCAGTCgactgaaatgtgtttgacCAACTGAATGAGGGCAGTACAAGTATTTATAACTTGACTCCAGACTTATTTGTTGCACTGGTGTGCATAACGTTTTCATTTAGgagcaccagcacataatttaggtgcacccaataacacattttagctttagctttaaaTCACACACAACAAGAAATTGAGATAATctcaactgtttaaaaaaattaacctCTAAATCTCAGACACACTGgtgcaataaatgaaaaatgtttagttgcacttgacagatttttgggtgcatgtgcgACCAAAATAGTGACACCTTGGAGCCTTGTATAACAATATGCAACACAAACAGGATGAATTTTAATCAGCTACAAGCTTGATAACAATTTATCAGTTTGAAATTGTTTAAGCGAACACTGTAATCTGCGAGGAATAGCTCAAAAATGTCAGGCCCAATAACCATATCATCATAATTAGTACCACAGAATGCAGAACAGATTTCCCTGTAAATCTGCCAATTAAAGAGGGCATCTGTTTACAGTTATGCAAATTATAAGGAACAACATGTAGTGTCTATCAAAGTGCTCTGAATGCTGCATGCAACTTTTAAAGCTAAACTGTACACTGTGGGTTTCTGTGTTCTCAAGATGCAATGACAGGATTGCAGGCGTCACAAACTTCACACTCAAAGCAGAACTATTTTTActccttttgtgttttgttctcatTGAGGATCCAGAGTTAGAGAAAGTGTTTTGGTTCGATGTTTCGTAATGTGGGCGATCGTATTTAAAGGGTTTACAGTCAAATCTGCCTTGacttgtctgaaaaaatgtGTCTCCACCCGGCTGATCTGTGCGTGTCTCTCGATGCAGGTGTGTAAGAGGAAGTGCTCAGAGGTGCAGAGGTGCACCCCCTGTAAGCAACCACGCTGCGCCTTCGCTGCCCCTGACGGAGGGCTGGAGAatggaggagtgggaggaggtgggggagaggCTGCCTCGAACTCTGGAACTGGCCACTGCCACCTTCCCCTCTGCccacttccctcctcctccacctcttcttcctctgcctcctcctcttcctcctcccctgctgATGGCTGCTGCGGGTTGGGTCTTCATGCGGATTTGCCCCACAGTTCAGACTCGTCCCCCTGCTGCCTGCATCACTATGACGACTGCCAGGCGAGAAGTTCTGACGCTGCTGCTGATCACTTAAGTATCAACCACCTGCCTTCCTCCATCCTTCTTAAGGTGAGAGTTCATCAAAGAGTTAAACTGGCTTTTTGTTCACATTTACTAATGTTTTTAGAAATCCTAACCCAGAGCTTGCCATTGATTGGAGACATGCTGTGTAATAAGATTGTTCTTATCTTTTTTGACAAATGAGCCAAAGCTTCTAAGTTGTTGTTGAATTGCTTGTACTACACTGGAAGCGAACATGCTGAACAGATTTGTCTTCATGCATTATCTCttcctttccctcctctcaggTGCTCTCGCACTTGACAGTGAAGGAGCGCTGTCTTTGTGCCTCTCTGGTGTGTAAGTACTGGAGGGACCTCTGCTTGGACTTCCAGTTCTGGAAGCAAATCGACCTCAGTGGCCTCCAACAAGTAAGTGTGcaatttttgttgtattatttaacttttcacagtactgtttctgtctcttaaatttttcacattttatatttcaccttGTGCTACTGTGTTCCCCAGGTAAATGATGATCTTCTGGTGAAAATAGCCTCTCGGAGACAGAACGTGACAGAGATTAACATCTCAGATTGCAGAGGGGTCCATGACCATGGCGTGTCCTCCCTGGCCTCACACTGTCCTGGCCTGCAGAAGTATACAGCATACCGCTGCAAGCAGCTGGGTGACATGTCCCTGTCGGCCTTGGCTAcacactgccctctgctggtgaaGGTGCATGTGGGCAACCAGGACAAACTAACAGATGAGGCACTAAAGAAGGTATGCATTTAGAGCCAGAATAATTATTATCCAGTGTCTAGATTTTTGCTATTctcatttattctttttatgtGAAGTAATACTCCAATAAAAATGACTCCGGTCTTACATATGCTCAATATATCCTCCTTTTGCCTCTAGCTGGGAGAGCACTGCACTGAACTAAAGGATATCCACTTGGGTCAATGCTACAGTATCACAGATGAAGGCATGGTGGCCTTGGCTAGAGGATGCCGTAAACTACAGAGACTTTACTTGCAAGAGAACAAACTGGTGAGTCCCACACATCTGGTCTCTCTGCTTGCCTCAGTGTGTCTGCCGGTACAGTAGCCTAAGAGTCTGTCTCTCTTGGCAATGTGTAAATGTTCAAGTGTGCGTTCATCTCATATCAGCCCTTCACGGGTACTCTTCTCAGCTGCTGCTAGCATTCTGGGATTGTGGGAGTATTGTCAGAGCACTCTTTCTCTAACTTACTGTTGGTTACTGCAATGTTGGAGTCGAAGAATTCACGCATGGTTGCAGGCAGAACCTGTACCCGATGCACCTTCTTCCACCAGCTTGAATGTCTGCCAGACAACATTGACATTACTATacagatttattcatttattctcttTCTGTTTAGCCTctctgaatcagaatcagcttacTCACTACTCCTGCTTTGGTGCACAAATGTATGCGACTGTCATAAGAAACTCcttgccattgttgtttttttggtgagCACACAAAAACTCAAGAAAGACTAGCATCTTTTTTGAACTACTGTGACTGATAAATGCGTCAAGATATGTGGTCCATCTTCACGCCACGTCTAAAAGTTAAAGCGTCGTATGCTTGCTGATTAATGCCTAAATCACTTTAATTACAGCTAATTTTTTTATACATCATGGACACcatatttgttttacataaaacaGCAGATACAGAAGAAGGTGACAGACGACCTTAAACCAACACGAGGTGTCACTGTCTTCCACTTTCTGAAAACCCACTTCCAGCTGCTTTCTTTTTGTGGGCCGCAGCTGCTTGATAAAAAATACTGCTGAGTTGTGCATTTCTCCACCAAACCACAACCACATATCCCCTCTACCTGTATTGATAATTTATTATTGGATtctgatggagagagagaacattCATAGTCATTTGGCACGTCTCTTTCTCACCTCTTTTATTTCGATCTTCCATTTCTCACTAGCGCtcctgcatttttttcccctgccaATATTTCTTCGCAGTCCATGAGTAATCATGACCTTGATGAATTGCTCTGCTTTAAGTTGTTAACAATAGCTCAGTTTGTTAAAACGCCATTCATCAACTTAATAGCATATGAAATTAGCGATTACCACTGGGTGAGAGATTAATATTGCTGCTGATAACATTTCAGCGCAGCAGTATCAATTTCAGACGGTCATTTTTCAGACGTGAGATTGTCTCGGTTATTTTAGCTTCCTGTCATTAGAGCGGAGAGAAATGGGCTCAGCCTATATGGGAATTGTTATGTCTGGGCGCTCTGGTTGCTTGGCCCAAAATTGTCATTAAGTTTGCCAGAAATTAAGACGACCCAGAAACTTACATTCTTCCACAGAGGCCATTTATTCTCTCTGACAGCTTGAAAGACTACCTGAGGCTCTCTCTGATTGTGTTGCCTTGTGGGAAAAGTGTTGTAAGTACAGTCTCAGAATGAGTTTGACTGAATATGATGGCTCTGTGAGATccaaaaatatgcaaatgtgttgCAAATATATGCAACACTAAAGATTGCTTTGGTGATATTTTGCTTTTGTGCTCATTTGGATGTGGATCTGAAATTACACAGGCTACATTGATGTGAAAATTATAAATATTGTATAACATATGAAGAATTTAACAGGTGACTCAACCATTTATACTTTGAGGGTCTCATTTCACCCCAGGTCAGCTGTTTATAGGCCGACTAAAAGGGTTTGGAGCAgcgtgtaaaaaaaaaaaaaaaaagctt encodes the following:
- the fbxl17 gene encoding F-box/LRR-repeat protein 17 — protein: MGHLLSKNGYRLKKRTRKLHHRKKKKRNCFLQLPCMLCFIVHSNSTGLDDDSDHLEAGVNGSGCRHNSITGISVPGVGGVGIGAAAASKLAERYATLASPEDCSKFLLSPRELAVWEGQGRSLLSAVPAKLIPPPALFRTAGVSVTVPIPVPVPGCNSDYTEMVCKRKCSEVQRCTPCKQPRCAFAAPDGGLENGGVGGGGGEAASNSGTGHCHLPLCPLPSSSTSSSSASSSSSSPADGCCGLGLHADLPHSSDSSPCCLHHYDDCQARSSDAAADHLSINHLPSSILLKVLSHLTVKERCLCASLVCKYWRDLCLDFQFWKQIDLSGLQQVNDDLLVKIASRRQNVTEINISDCRGVHDHGVSSLASHCPGLQKYTAYRCKQLGDMSLSALATHCPLLVKVHVGNQDKLTDEALKKLGEHCTELKDIHLGQCYSITDEGMVALARGCRKLQRLYLQENKLVTDRSVRAVAEHCPELQFVGFMGCPVTSQGVIHLTALRNLNVLDLRHISELNNETVMEVVRKCRNLSSLNLCLNWSINDRCVEIIAKEGRSLKELYLVSCKITDHALIAIGQYSSTIETVDAGWCKDITDQGATQIAQSSKSLRYLGLMRCDKVNEETVERLVVQYPHIVFSTVMQDCKRTLERAYQMGWSPNTSNAS